The following DNA comes from Polynucleobacter necessarius.
ATTTTGCCTTTAAAGGCTTGAGTAATTTCAACTCGTCCTCCGTGGGTTTGCGTGGGCCGTCAAAGTTAGCGCTCAAATCACTATTCGTAAAATAACTATTGATGCGACTATATTGATCAAAAAATATTTGTCGATTGAGCCACTCAAAATCCAACGCATAACCCAAGGCTTCACGCACCCGTGGATCTTTGAAGATGGGACGCCGTACATTCATCGCGAAACCTTGCATCCCTGCGCCGTTATGATTGAGAAACGCGTTCTTTAAAAGAATTCCTTTATCAAACTTTGAGCCGACGTAGCCTTTGGCCCAAATCTTGGCGCGATACTCCACTAATGCATCAAACTCCCCTGCCTTAAAGGCTTCCAGCCTGACGGCATCATCGCTGTACAGCTTGTATATAACTCGATCAAAGTTATAAAAGCCAACGCGAATATTTAAAGGTTTGCTAAGTTGATCTACCCAATAGTTTGGGTTCTTTTTATAAACAATCGACTTACCGGCTTTAAAAGATTCAATTAAATAAGGGCCACTTCCAATAGGCGCCTCAAAAGCCAGTTTCTCAAAGGGAATCATGGAGCCATCTGGCCGCTTGCCCCAGGTACGCGAAAAAACTGGAAATGTTCCCGCCAGGATCGGTAACTCTGAATTGTCATTCTTAAAATCAAAGCGAATGGAGCGATCAGATAATATGACCGCCTCTTTGATATCCGCAAAAGTTGTCTTATAACGAGGATGTGCTTTACCACTCATTAAAGTATCAAAGCTGTATTTCACGTCTGCCGCCAAAACAGGGCTGCCATCGGAAAATTTTGCCTCCGAGCGAATGTGAAATGTCACCGATCTACGATCTTTAGCTACCTGAATATCATCAGCCAATAAGCCATAAATACTAGATACCTCATCAGCGCTACCTTCCGCCAGCGATTCAAACATCAACTCAATTCCAGGCGCAGTAATGCCACGCAGGGTAAATGGATTGAATTTATCGAAACTGGTTCTTTGGCCTGGATTTGGCAACACCAAGGTTCCGCCGCGTGGAGCATTGGGATTGACATACTCAAAATGGGCAAATCCCTCGGGATACTTAGTCTTGCCATATTGCGCAATTCCCTGCCCCGCCATGGCGGCGTTAGCCCCCAGCACTACTAGCAGGGCTAGCAAGAAGTAATGGGTAATGTGGCGAATGGGATTGAGTATGAGCATATATGCAACAATTGTAGATCGCTAATCATATTTGAAGCAAAGGACACATCATGGGCTTTCTCTCTGGCAAAAAAATTCTCATTACCGGCCTCCTCTCGAACCGCTCTATCGCCTATGGCATCGCCAAGGCCTGTCACCGCGAAGGTGCCGAACTGGCCTTTACCTATGTAGGTGAGCGCTTTAAGGACCGCATCGTTGATTTCGCAAAAGAATTCAATACCGAACTCATTTTTGACTGCGATGTAGGCAGCGACGAGCAAATTAGCGCTCTATTTAAGGATTTAGCCAAATCCTGGACCCAGTTTGATGGTTTTGTACATACGATTGGTTTTGCACCACGCGAAGCCATTGCTGGCGACTTCTTAGAGGGCCTCTCTCGCGAAGGCTTCAAGATTGCGCATGACATTTCTGCATACAGCTTTCCAGCGATGGCAAAAGAAGCATTACCGATGTTGCGTGATAAATCTTCTTTGCTTACCCTGACCTATTTGGGCTCTATGAAAAATGTACCCAACTACAACACCATGGGCTTAGCAAAAGCCTCTTTAGAAGCTTCTGTGCGCTACCTCGCTGGCTCAGTCGGCCCTAAAGGCATGCGTGCTAACGCTATTTCTGCAGGCCCAATCAAAACCTTGGCAGCCTCTGGCATAAAAGGTTTTGGCAAGATCTTGGAAGCCGTAGAACAAACCGCGCCACTGCGTCGTAATGTGACCATCGATGATGTCGGCAATACTGCGGCCTTCTTGTTGTCTGATTTGGCAAACGGCATTACCGCTGAAATCATTTATGTTGATAACGGCTTTAGCCAAGTAGTTGGCGGAATGGATGAAGTTTGAGCGTTCCACTACGCGAAGCCCTGAAATTTTGGGCTAAGCTAGGCTTCATCAGCTTTGACGGTCCAGCAGGACAGATCGCCGTTCTGCACCAAGAGTTAGTCGAAAAGCGTCGCTGGATTTCTGAGCGGCGCTTATATGCACTGAACTATTGCATGCTACTTCCCGGGCCTGAGGCGCAGAAACTAGTTACCTATATCGGATGGTTAATGCACCGCAGCTGGGGCGGTATTCTGGCAGGCGCGCTTTTTGTTCTACCATCCCTCTTCATACTGATTGGTCTGTCCTGGGTCTACCTCACCTTTTGGCAAGTATCCTGGATTGCTGCGATCTTTTTTTGGTATAAAGCTAGCAGTTACCGCCATTGTTCTATATTGCTGCATTCAGAATTGGTAAACGCACTATTCACAATCAAGCACTTCAATGGAGTGCATTCGGCTCATTCCTGACTATCTTTATTCTGAATCTCGCCTTTCCAATGCAGTTCTTCCCTACGTTTATCAAGGTGCTGTTGATCGCTTTCACTGGTTAACCGCCAAGCAAATGATCGATCGACTTGCGCTTGGTGAAACTACACCGGGCCCGTTGATTATGGCGGTCGCTTTCGTTGGCTACCTTGCAGGTCATATTCAACATTTAATAGGCGCAAACAAGCCATTTTGGTTTGGCGTGCTTGGCGCATGCATTGCTACTTGATTTACCTTTCTCCCTTCTTTCTTTTTTATCTTGGTTGGCGGACCGTTAATTGAATCCACTCATGGCAAGCTCGGATTGACGGCACCA
Coding sequences within:
- a CDS encoding extracellular solute-binding protein → MLILNPIRHITHYFLLALLVVLGANAAMAGQGIAQYGKTKYPEGFAHFEYVNPNAPRGGTLVLPNPGQRTSFDKFNPFTLRGITAPGIELMFESLAEGSADEVSSIYGLLADDIQVAKDRRSVTFHIRSEAKFSDGSPVLAADVKYSFDTLMSGKAHPRYKTTFADIKEAVILSDRSIRFDFKNDNSELPILAGTFPVFSRTWGKRPDGSMIPFEKLAFEAPIGSGPYLIESFKAGKSIVYKKNPNYWVDQLSKPLNIRVGFYNFDRVIYKLYSDDAVRLEAFKAGEFDALVEYRAKIWAKGYVGSKFDKGILLKNAFLNHNGAGMQGFAMNVRRPIFKDPRVREALGYALDFEWLNRQIFFDQYSRINSYFTNSDLSANFDGPRKPTEDELKLLKPLKAKYPQWVPDAVFCPMPAAPSTKSPGSLRQNLKKARELLMHAGWQYRDGALRNEKGEPFRFEIVEDGGFFLRVISSYVRNLEKLGVQVDIRTSDLTLHQKRMNEYDFDMTTVRFQDSQNPGNELWDRFGSQAAKEKGSDNVIGVQSPVVDALIDEITKAQNREQLRTATRALDRVLWNSFYVVPQWYNPTHRVAFRHEMRYPEPPLYYSAEAWIMQNWWKEGSK
- the fabI gene encoding enoyl-ACP reductase FabI, whose translation is MGFLSGKKILITGLLSNRSIAYGIAKACHREGAELAFTYVGERFKDRIVDFAKEFNTELIFDCDVGSDEQISALFKDLAKSWTQFDGFVHTIGFAPREAIAGDFLEGLSREGFKIAHDISAYSFPAMAKEALPMLRDKSSLLTLTYLGSMKNVPNYNTMGLAKASLEASVRYLAGSVGPKGMRANAISAGPIKTLAASGIKGFGKILEAVEQTAPLRRNVTIDDVGNTAAFLLSDLANGITAEIIYVDNGFSQVVGGMDEV